Proteins encoded together in one Anaerotignum propionicum DSM 1682 window:
- a CDS encoding LysM peptidoglycan-binding domain-containing protein, translating to MRQYYDGDMNLYDYGVDEGASILPEKTKQMGALESQIRIYIEDYVHTYLYQYGKSGGGKEKTAALVGRHLEINGEESVIISGAIQSKDIPQKSGAEGFSEETWEYIGSQMETYFKGMSLVGWAHLQPGFGSFLMAKDELFHEEFFKENWQVLFVIDSLDKMDTFYIYNEEGRGLRQSRGYFVYYDKNREMQEYMLDNSTVYPKEDLSAMAMEESFPEEEMENGFERKKRRPRPEERMDAAKEIRRVLQKRAKEAEEVQKGKYTMLAGISGALCVVCLCMGFALMSNMTRLRSLEGEILMVQSSYQKLEESIEGVKVQAAFAAEPKVEEEPKAEPKKEKEAVETWYTVEAGDSLGYISRKYYGDNSGVNKIIQANELENADMIFAGQSLLIP from the coding sequence ATGCGGCAGTATTATGACGGAGATATGAATTTGTATGACTATGGCGTAGATGAGGGAGCCTCAATTTTGCCAGAGAAAACAAAGCAAATGGGTGCACTGGAAAGTCAAATACGAATCTACATTGAAGATTACGTGCATACATATTTATATCAATATGGCAAAAGCGGTGGAGGTAAGGAAAAAACAGCAGCCTTAGTAGGGCGGCACTTGGAGATTAACGGTGAGGAATCCGTAATTATTTCCGGTGCAATTCAAAGTAAGGATATACCACAGAAAAGTGGTGCAGAAGGTTTTAGTGAAGAAACGTGGGAATATATTGGCAGTCAGATGGAAACCTATTTTAAAGGAATGAGCTTGGTAGGTTGGGCCCATTTGCAGCCTGGCTTTGGTTCTTTTCTGATGGCAAAGGACGAGCTGTTTCATGAGGAGTTTTTTAAGGAAAACTGGCAAGTTTTATTTGTCATTGACAGCTTGGATAAAATGGATACATTTTATATATACAACGAGGAAGGAAGAGGATTAAGGCAGTCAAGGGGTTATTTTGTTTATTACGACAAAAACAGGGAAATGCAGGAATATATGCTGGACAACAGCACAGTATATCCAAAAGAGGATTTATCGGCGATGGCTATGGAGGAAAGTTTTCCGGAAGAGGAAATGGAGAACGGCTTTGAACGTAAAAAGCGCAGGCCAAGACCGGAAGAGCGGATGGATGCGGCAAAGGAAATTCGCAGAGTTTTACAGAAAAGAGCAAAAGAGGCGGAAGAGGTACAAAAAGGAAAATATACTATGCTGGCGGGAATAAGCGGTGCCCTCTGCGTTGTTTGTTTGTGTATGGGATTTGCCTTAATGAGTAATATGACCCGTTTGAGGAGCTTGGAAGGGGAAATTTTAATGGTGCAAAGCTCTTACCAAAAGCTGGAGGAGAGTATTGAAGGCGTCAAGGTGCAGGCGGCATTTGCGGCAGAGCCCAAGGTTGAGGAAGAGCCAAAGGCAGAACCCAAAAAGGAAAAGGAAGCAGTTGAAACTTGGTACACAGTAGAAGCCGGTGATAGCTTAGGTTATATCAGTAGAAAATACTATGGTGATAATAGCGGTGTGAATAAAATCATCCAGGCAAATGAACTGGAAAATGCAGATATGATTTTCGCGGGACAGTCTCTATTGATACCATAA
- the secG gene encoding preprotein translocase subunit SecG yields MTTIGMVLTGILAVLAVVLSIIILMQSKRSAGLGAISGGGSSDTYWSKNKGHSVEGALEKYTKIGGALFMILAFVINLVG; encoded by the coding sequence ATGACAACAATTGGTATGGTGTTAACAGGCATTTTAGCTGTTTTGGCAGTAGTATTGAGCATAATTATTTTGATGCAGTCTAAGCGTTCTGCAGGCTTGGGCGCGATTAGCGGCGGTGGCAGCAGTGATACTTACTGGAGTAAGAACAAAGGTCATTCGGTAGAAGGTGCGTTAGAGAAGTACACAAAGATTGGTGGCGCCCTTTTTATGATACTTGCTTTTGTGATTAATTTGGTTGGCTAA
- the rnr gene encoding ribonuclease R, which yields MELNHILEERKEKLLGYITSEEYIPLKRREIRQMLSVPDGDKEIFEGLLGELIAEGKVVETKKGKLMAPKALNMSTGVFTGHAKGFGFVTPDEGGADIFIPANETASAMQKDRVLYKVINQGEGDKKADGVIIKVLERGIVRVVGLYEQSKGFGFVIADDKKFAKDIFIAKENAKGAVSGHKVVVEIISYGEERRNPEGKIVEILGHVNDPGVDILSVIRRFDLAIEFPEKVYQEIEKQATEVLEKDKEGREDFRSLLTITIDGEDAKDLDDAVSLTKMENGNYWLGVHIADVTHYVREHTALDQEAYARGTSVYLVDRVIPMLPHKLSNGICSLNPETDRLTLSCMMEIDPKGNVVSHKICESMIYSDFRMTYTAVREIIEDKTPELLEKYAEIVPMLTLMNELRQILGEKRMKRGSVNFDLPESKIILDERGKPIEIRPYERSIATNLIEEFMLVCNETVAENAFWQEIPFMYRTHLEPDEEKLKKMEQFIRGFGYHLKKKDGEIHPREIQRVLQEAEGTEQERIITRMVLRSMMQARYAADNLGHFGLAAKYYCHFTSPIRRYPDLQIHRLLKKMLHGELGETQTREYHKKMPDMALHCSRRERIADEAERDTEQLKKVEFMSDKIGQVFQGIISGVTNWGIYVELPNTIEGMVSLAMLDDDYYEFNDKSMMVFGKRTGKSYRLGDKVTVVVAKVSKELGTIDFLFEEEE from the coding sequence ATGGAATTGAATCATATTTTAGAAGAAAGAAAAGAAAAGCTCCTTGGTTATATTACGAGTGAAGAGTATATTCCCTTAAAGCGCAGAGAGATTCGTCAGATGCTTTCTGTGCCGGACGGTGATAAAGAGATATTTGAAGGGTTGCTAGGGGAGCTCATCGCAGAGGGTAAGGTAGTGGAAACAAAGAAAGGAAAGCTTATGGCGCCAAAGGCCTTAAATATGTCCACAGGGGTTTTTACAGGTCATGCAAAGGGCTTTGGGTTTGTGACCCCTGACGAAGGTGGAGCGGATATATTTATTCCTGCAAATGAAACTGCTAGTGCTATGCAAAAGGACAGGGTCTTATATAAGGTAATAAACCAAGGTGAGGGAGACAAAAAAGCAGATGGCGTAATTATAAAGGTTCTGGAGCGAGGGATTGTTCGAGTTGTTGGCCTTTATGAACAAAGCAAGGGCTTTGGTTTTGTTATTGCAGATGACAAGAAGTTTGCCAAGGATATTTTTATTGCTAAGGAAAATGCCAAAGGTGCGGTGAGCGGCCATAAGGTTGTTGTTGAAATCATTAGCTATGGAGAGGAAAGAAGAAATCCGGAAGGAAAGATTGTAGAAATATTAGGCCACGTGAACGATCCCGGGGTGGATATTCTTTCTGTCATTCGCCGCTTTGATTTGGCAATAGAGTTTCCTGAAAAGGTTTATCAGGAAATTGAAAAGCAAGCAACAGAGGTTTTGGAAAAAGACAAAGAGGGCAGAGAGGACTTTCGAAGCCTTCTCACCATTACCATTGATGGGGAGGATGCCAAGGATTTAGATGATGCTGTATCATTAACAAAAATGGAGAATGGGAACTATTGGTTAGGGGTGCATATTGCCGATGTAACTCATTACGTTCGTGAGCATACAGCCTTGGATCAGGAGGCATACGCCAGAGGTACCAGCGTTTATTTGGTTGATCGAGTGATTCCCATGTTACCCCATAAGTTGAGCAATGGCATTTGCTCCTTAAATCCTGAAACGGACAGATTAACATTAAGCTGTATGATGGAAATAGACCCGAAGGGAAATGTAGTTTCCCACAAAATTTGTGAATCTATGATATATTCTGATTTTCGTATGACTTATACGGCGGTTCGAGAAATTATTGAGGACAAGACTCCTGAGCTTTTGGAAAAGTACGCTGAAATTGTGCCTATGCTGACCTTAATGAATGAGCTTAGGCAGATTTTAGGTGAAAAGAGAATGAAGCGAGGATCGGTAAACTTTGACTTGCCAGAGTCTAAAATTATTTTAGATGAGCGAGGAAAGCCCATTGAAATTCGACCTTATGAAAGAAGTATTGCAACAAATTTGATAGAGGAATTTATGTTGGTTTGTAACGAAACTGTTGCTGAGAATGCTTTTTGGCAAGAGATTCCATTCATGTATCGTACTCATTTAGAGCCGGACGAAGAAAAGCTTAAAAAAATGGAGCAATTCATTCGTGGCTTTGGGTATCATCTGAAGAAAAAAGACGGCGAGATCCATCCAAGAGAGATTCAAAGGGTTTTGCAAGAAGCAGAAGGAACAGAGCAGGAGCGAATCATAACCAGAATGGTTTTGCGCAGCATGATGCAGGCTCGCTATGCTGCAGATAATCTCGGGCATTTTGGGCTGGCGGCAAAATATTATTGCCACTTTACTTCACCCATTCGCCGTTATCCTGATTTGCAAATTCATAGGCTTTTAAAGAAGATGCTTCATGGGGAGCTGGGAGAGACTCAAACAAGAGAGTATCATAAAAAGATGCCTGATATGGCTCTACATTGCTCGAGGAGAGAGCGTATTGCAGACGAAGCTGAACGAGATACAGAGCAGTTGAAAAAGGTTGAATTCATGTCGGATAAAATTGGCCAAGTTTTTCAGGGCATTATCTCCGGCGTAACCAATTGGGGAATTTATGTGGAGTTGCCAAACACCATTGAAGGAATGGTGTCGCTGGCAATGCTGGACGACGATTATTATGAGTTTAATGATAAAAGTATGATGGTCTTTGGAAAAAGGACTGGAAAAAGTTACCGTTTGGGAGATAAGGTAACAGTTGTTGTTGCCAAGGTTTCAAAAGAGCTTGGAACCATTGATTTTTTATTTGAAGAGGAAGAATAA